From the genome of Hymenobacter sp. PAMC 26628, one region includes:
- a CDS encoding toll/interleukin-1 receptor domain-containing protein — MQKLLQPAVGEKTNEKYCNQRLQYFSRRWCEKLSRAATHDRVELPVHSAPGRYFRAMPILARSSVFISYSHADERWRKLVEKHLAPLGRDHSLRVWSDQSLKPGEPWLARIKRELATAKVGIMLVSANFMASDFIHSDELPPLLLAAKKEGVTLLTVVVGHCHFANSPLSKLQAFNKPDKPLEALTLPQRNKEMARLCALLMKIFGLKPGVAKPAATKAATAKQTATPKAPKQATAAAAKPEPAAEAATKAKAIAKRKAIAKKAADAKKLATEKVAATPKKPAAKPTTTRATKKK, encoded by the coding sequence GTGCAGAAACTTCTCCAACCAGCGGTTGGAGAAAAAACCAACGAGAAATACTGCAACCAGCGGTTGCAGTATTTCTCGCGCCGATGGTGCGAGAAGTTGAGCCGAGCCGCAACTCACGATAGGGTTGAATTACCGGTTCATTCAGCACCGGGGCGGTACTTTCGTGCCATGCCTATCCTTGCCCGCAGCAGCGTCTTTATCAGCTATAGCCACGCCGACGAAAGGTGGCGGAAGCTAGTGGAAAAACACCTGGCCCCACTCGGGCGCGACCACAGCTTGCGCGTCTGGAGCGACCAAAGCCTGAAACCGGGGGAGCCATGGCTGGCCCGTATCAAGCGCGAATTGGCAACAGCCAAAGTGGGCATTATGCTGGTTAGCGCCAACTTCATGGCGTCTGACTTCATTCACTCCGACGAGCTGCCGCCGCTGCTGCTAGCAGCCAAGAAAGAAGGAGTAACGCTGCTGACGGTAGTGGTCGGACACTGCCATTTTGCCAACTCGCCGCTTAGCAAGCTGCAAGCTTTCAACAAGCCGGATAAGCCGTTGGAGGCCCTGACCCTTCCGCAACGCAACAAGGAAATGGCCCGGCTCTGCGCCCTGCTGATGAAAATATTCGGCTTGAAACCGGGCGTGGCGAAACCAGCAGCAACGAAAGCGGCCACGGCTAAGCAAACCGCTACCCCCAAGGCCCCTAAGCAAGCAACCGCCGCCGCAGCCAAGCCGGAACCTGCTGCCGAAGCCGCTACCAAAGCTAAAGCAATTGCCAAGCGAAAAGCAATAGCTAAAAAAGCCGCCGACGCGAAGAAACTAGCCACCGAAAAGGTAGCGGCTACCCCCAAGAAGCCCGCCGCCAAACCTACTACTACCCGCGCCACCAAGAAGAAATAA
- a CDS encoding family 43 glycosylhydrolase: MRTTTPTGPPCLGYHLLAWAWLLLGLPHLAGAQRAKPPKAAPAEQTWMADNGNGTFSNPLFCNEFSDPDMIRVGTDYYLTGTTMHAMPGLPVLHSKDLVNWEFLAYAVDKLDFGPAYRLEGSTSPPTPIASPWAT; this comes from the coding sequence ATGAGGACGACGACACCGACCGGCCCCCCGTGCCTGGGCTACCACTTGCTGGCGTGGGCTTGGCTGCTGCTGGGCCTGCCGCATCTGGCGGGCGCGCAGCGCGCCAAGCCGCCCAAGGCCGCCCCGGCCGAGCAAACCTGGATGGCGGACAACGGCAACGGCACGTTCTCGAACCCCTTGTTTTGCAACGAGTTTTCGGACCCCGACATGATCCGGGTGGGCACCGACTATTATCTCACCGGCACCACCATGCACGCCATGCCGGGCCTGCCGGTGCTGCATTCTAAAGACCTGGTGAACTGGGAGTTCCTGGCCTACGCCGTGGATAAGCTCGACTTCGGGCCGGCCTACCGGCTGGAGGGCAGTACATCACCACCAACACCAATTGCGAGCCCGTGGGCTACATGA
- a CDS encoding AAA family ATPase, with product MSTNRNRIFISYSHADELWLNLLRTHLRPLERNHKLQVFADDTLKAGEVWRSRIDDELAQARVAIMLVSADFLASDWINSQELPALLLAAKHQSTTIISIIVRPCAFSSSPLAKFQALNNPAKPLSSMSSEQLDKALAKLSEELIQIFPQPAAVTMLLDSIVIKNFRSLHELSLEKLSRVNLLMGKNNSGKTSVLEAIYALTNIEQPWWAEQLESTRGIGEDDQDFRSFFYNFNIANTVQVNASYKGVGRGPSKYRFQLEEDESGARKGTKGRRSGQKSLLVTIWLGARNSGHTFKMTRDQDAEEMVYTEYSENADEFLEEGLPEKMSVRHTSTFVSTTLDLEQLSEQLAEVTVNKEEEPLLAVMKQIDPRVKSLTLGNNGRIYLDLGENFSMRSSINLMGEGIQRLLSIVAALASVAGGIILIDEIDNGLHYSALRVLWQGILAAADEYDVQVIATTHNAEALRHLTAVLEDEQWARYRDSVAAYTLVRADDDTVRSYRYGYEQLNNALNHDIEVRS from the coding sequence ATGTCCACTAATCGCAACCGCATTTTTATTAGCTACAGTCACGCAGACGAATTGTGGTTAAACCTTCTACGCACTCATCTACGACCATTAGAACGCAACCATAAATTACAGGTCTTCGCTGATGACACTCTGAAAGCAGGTGAAGTTTGGCGTAGCCGCATTGATGATGAGTTAGCTCAGGCTCGGGTAGCTATTATGTTAGTCAGTGCTGATTTTCTAGCGTCTGATTGGATTAATAGCCAAGAATTGCCAGCGCTACTTTTAGCCGCCAAACATCAAAGCACAACTATTATATCTATTATCGTACGTCCTTGTGCTTTCAGTAGTTCGCCCTTAGCCAAATTTCAAGCACTTAACAATCCAGCAAAACCACTGTCAAGTATGTCGTCAGAGCAGCTTGACAAAGCGTTAGCAAAGCTCTCCGAGGAATTAATACAGATTTTTCCTCAACCCGCCGCTGTCACTATGCTACTGGATTCAATAGTCATTAAGAACTTCCGTAGCCTTCACGAGCTAAGCTTAGAAAAGTTATCGCGTGTAAACCTCTTAATGGGTAAAAATAACTCTGGCAAGACTAGTGTGCTTGAAGCCATTTATGCGCTAACAAATATTGAGCAACCTTGGTGGGCTGAACAATTAGAAAGCACGAGGGGAATAGGAGAAGACGACCAAGATTTTCGGTCATTCTTTTACAATTTCAACATCGCTAATACGGTACAAGTAAATGCCAGCTACAAAGGTGTAGGTCGAGGGCCAAGCAAATACCGATTTCAGCTTGAAGAAGATGAATCAGGCGCAAGAAAAGGAACGAAAGGGCGCCGTAGCGGACAAAAGTCGTTGCTTGTCACTATCTGGTTGGGAGCGCGCAATTCAGGTCATACCTTTAAAATGACGCGTGACCAAGATGCAGAGGAGATGGTTTATACTGAATACTCTGAGAATGCGGACGAATTCTTAGAAGAGGGATTACCAGAGAAGATGTCAGTTCGCCATACATCTACTTTTGTATCGACTACTCTGGACTTAGAACAGTTGAGCGAACAACTGGCGGAAGTGACGGTGAATAAAGAGGAGGAACCACTCTTAGCAGTAATGAAGCAAATCGACCCACGAGTTAAATCGTTGACTTTGGGTAATAACGGGCGTATTTACCTCGACTTAGGCGAAAATTTCAGTATGCGCTCATCGATTAATCTAATGGGCGAAGGTATTCAACGACTACTATCAATTGTAGCTGCACTAGCTTCTGTGGCCGGAGGTATTATCCTGATTGATGAAATTGACAACGGGCTGCATTATTCTGCGCTTCGTGTTCTCTGGCAGGGAATTCTGGCTGCTGCTGATGAATACGATGTACAGGTAATTGCTACAACTCACAACGCCGAAGCACTACGCCACCTTACAGCAGTACTAGAGGATGAGCAATGGGCGCGTTACCGTGATTCTGTGGCTGCATATACACTGGTGCGCGCTGATGATGACACTGTCCGTAGTTATCGCTACGGTTATGAACAACTTAATAATGCATTGAATCACGACATTGAAGTTCGTTCGTAG
- a CDS encoding CatB-related O-acetyltransferase — MAVVAPSTMFPLAGYERLCFLKNVVDHPQITVGDYTYYDDFEDVNNFQKHVRYLFDFTGDRLIIGKFCMIASGVEFVMNGANHLAGAVSAYPFAVFGGDWAGAMAGKTYPTKGDTTVGNDVWLGYRATILPGVAIGDGAIVGAHAVVTRDVAPYNIVGGNPAQVIRPRFDAATTARLLAVAWWHWPIEKITRHAALLTGDAAHFLAEVERAR, encoded by the coding sequence ATGGCCGTCGTTGCGCCTTCTACTATGTTTCCGCTGGCCGGCTACGAGCGGCTGTGCTTTCTGAAAAACGTCGTTGACCACCCCCAGATAACGGTAGGAGATTATACCTACTACGATGATTTTGAAGATGTTAATAATTTTCAAAAACACGTACGCTACCTGTTCGATTTCACGGGCGACCGGCTCATTATCGGGAAGTTCTGCATGATTGCCTCCGGCGTGGAGTTCGTCATGAACGGGGCCAACCACCTGGCGGGCGCTGTAAGCGCGTACCCTTTCGCAGTTTTTGGTGGCGATTGGGCCGGGGCCATGGCCGGTAAAACCTACCCCACCAAAGGCGATACGACCGTGGGCAACGACGTGTGGCTTGGCTACCGGGCTACCATTTTGCCCGGGGTGGCCATCGGCGACGGCGCCATTGTCGGGGCGCACGCCGTGGTGACGCGCGACGTGGCGCCCTACAACATTGTAGGCGGCAACCCGGCGCAGGTCATACGGCCGCGGTTCGACGCTGCCACCACCGCCCGGCTGCTGGCCGTGGCCTGGTGGCACTGGCCCATCGAAAAAATTACCCGCCACGCCGCCCTGCTCACCGGCGACGCGGCCCACTTCCTAGCGGAAGTGGAGCGCGCCCGGTAG
- a CDS encoding IS110 family transposase: protein MKVLQSVVGLDVSKDTLAVCYQVGPRLQHQEVANTPAGFRQLVRCGGATSLYVLEATGPYYLAVAYHLVAAGAQVAVLNPLVVKRFIQMHLGKGKSDRKDAQWLLRYGQQQATPRWQPEEALLVECRQLEQVVELLIRQKTMVHNALEAPQAQPVVSPVALAQLRQTLLDLAEQVQELEAKLLTMVEGRYPAEMPLLYSIPGIGRKTAAYLLLFAGGFTNFQNSRQLIAKAGLCPREFSSGTSVRGKARITKMGGALIRSKLFMCSWSARRANGACRALYDRLVAKGKNGKLALIAVCNKLLKQAYAIVTSGVPYQTDFTKKVAVPLVF, encoded by the coding sequence ATGAAAGTTTTGCAGTCAGTTGTTGGTCTGGATGTTAGCAAAGACACCCTGGCCGTTTGTTACCAGGTCGGCCCGCGCCTGCAGCACCAGGAAGTAGCCAACACCCCAGCCGGCTTTCGACAGTTAGTGCGCTGCGGTGGGGCCACGAGTCTGTACGTGCTCGAAGCCACGGGCCCCTACTACCTGGCTGTGGCCTACCACCTGGTGGCCGCCGGGGCCCAGGTAGCCGTCCTCAACCCGCTCGTGGTCAAACGCTTCATTCAGATGCATTTGGGCAAGGGCAAGTCGGACCGCAAAGATGCGCAGTGGCTGCTGCGCTACGGCCAGCAGCAAGCTACCCCGCGCTGGCAACCCGAGGAAGCGCTGCTCGTGGAGTGTCGGCAATTGGAACAGGTTGTTGAATTACTTATTCGGCAGAAAACAATGGTCCACAACGCCTTAGAAGCCCCACAGGCGCAGCCCGTCGTCAGTCCGGTGGCCCTGGCACAACTGCGCCAGACGTTGCTTGACTTGGCTGAGCAGGTGCAAGAACTCGAAGCCAAGCTCTTGACGATGGTCGAAGGGCGGTATCCGGCTGAAATGCCACTGCTCTACTCTATTCCGGGCATTGGCCGTAAAACAGCAGCTTACCTACTGCTCTTCGCGGGCGGTTTCACCAACTTTCAGAACTCCCGCCAACTCATTGCCAAGGCAGGTTTATGTCCGCGCGAGTTCAGCTCGGGCACCAGTGTGCGCGGCAAAGCGCGTATCACGAAGATGGGTGGAGCCCTGATTCGCAGTAAGTTATTTATGTGTAGTTGGTCCGCTCGTCGGGCCAATGGGGCGTGCCGAGCGCTGTATGACCGCCTCGTCGCCAAAGGCAAAAACGGCAAATTGGCCCTAATTGCGGTCTGCAACAAGCTGCTCAAGCAGGCCTATGCCATTGTGACTTCGGGCGTACCTTACCAAACTGATTTTACCAAAAAAGTAGCTGTTCCACTTGTTTTTTAA
- a CDS encoding response regulator translates to MPPTRLILYEDNAGLRASLGQFLAGAPGLVLVGKFESCAQAGADVRRLRPDVVLMDIDMPGCSGIEGLRQVKAVAPATSVVMLTVFDDNDRVFEAICAGADGYLLKKTPPARLLEAIAEVRAGGAPLTPAVARQVLRLFPRPGAPAHPPRPAPDLSARELEILGLLVEGYSYKMVADKCFISLDTVRSHIKKIYEKLHVRSATAAVSRALRDGLT, encoded by the coding sequence ATGCCCCCCACCCGCCTGATTTTGTACGAAGACAACGCGGGGCTGCGGGCCAGCCTGGGCCAGTTTCTGGCCGGGGCCCCGGGGCTGGTGCTGGTGGGCAAGTTCGAGTCGTGCGCGCAAGCGGGGGCCGACGTGCGCCGCCTGCGGCCCGACGTGGTGCTGATGGACATCGACATGCCCGGCTGCTCGGGCATCGAGGGGCTGCGGCAGGTGAAGGCCGTCGCCCCGGCCACCAGCGTGGTGATGCTCACCGTGTTCGACGACAACGACCGGGTGTTTGAAGCCATTTGCGCCGGGGCCGACGGCTACTTGCTCAAGAAGACCCCGCCCGCCCGGCTGCTCGAAGCCATTGCCGAGGTGCGGGCCGGCGGCGCGCCCCTCACGCCGGCGGTGGCCCGGCAGGTGCTGCGCCTGTTTCCGCGGCCGGGGGCCCCGGCGCACCCGCCCCGCCCGGCCCCCGACCTCAGCGCCCGCGAGCTGGAAATACTGGGCCTGCTGGTGGAAGGCTACAGCTACAAAATGGTGGCCGACAAGTGCTTCATCAGCCTGGACACGGTGCGCTCGCACATCAAAAAAATCTACGAGAAGCTGCACGTGCGCTCCGCCACGGCCGCCGTGAGCCGGGCCCTGCGCGACGGCTTGACGTAG
- a CDS encoding acyltransferase family protein, whose amino-acid sequence METRVIAEPQISTLSTKPHYAILDGLRGVAALLVVAFHLCEAHATSHLDQLLNHGYLAVDFFFLLSGFVIGYAYDDRWGQLTLKNFFKARLIRLQPMVVLGMVVGAGCFYFQDSPLWPTIHQVPVWKTLLVMAIGFTLLPVPLSLDIRGWQEMHPLNGPGWSLFFEYIANILYALGARKLSNGALAVLVALAGAALVHLAVTSPTGDVIGGWSLDAPQLRIGFTRMLYPFFAGLLLSRVAALGRVPHAFLWCSLLLALVLAFPRVGGAAHLWQNGLYDSLSIVLLFPLVVWLGASGQVTGPVASQFCTFLGAISYPIYITHYPLIYIYTGWVSKHKTPLLQALPITLLTFAAAVGLAYACLKLYDEPVRRWLRSRFLAPKPARASVVGPARAAGAPQ is encoded by the coding sequence ATGGAAACACGAGTGATTGCCGAACCGCAGATAAGTACGCTGAGCACCAAGCCGCACTATGCGATTTTAGATGGACTGCGGGGCGTGGCCGCGTTGCTGGTCGTGGCCTTTCACCTCTGCGAGGCGCACGCCACCAGCCACCTCGACCAGCTCCTCAACCACGGCTACCTGGCCGTGGACTTTTTCTTTCTGCTCTCCGGCTTTGTCATCGGCTATGCCTACGACGACCGGTGGGGCCAGCTGACGCTCAAGAACTTCTTCAAGGCCCGGCTCATCCGCCTGCAACCGATGGTGGTGCTGGGCATGGTTGTGGGGGCGGGGTGCTTCTACTTCCAGGATTCGCCCCTGTGGCCCACCATCCACCAAGTCCCGGTTTGGAAAACGCTGCTGGTGATGGCCATTGGGTTTACCCTGTTGCCGGTGCCCCTTTCGCTGGACATCCGGGGCTGGCAGGAAATGCACCCGCTCAACGGGCCCGGCTGGTCGTTGTTTTTCGAATACATCGCCAACATCCTGTATGCGCTCGGGGCCCGGAAGCTGTCCAACGGGGCCCTGGCGGTGCTGGTGGCGCTGGCCGGGGCGGCGCTGGTTCACCTGGCCGTCACCAGCCCCACCGGCGACGTTATCGGCGGCTGGTCGCTGGACGCCCCACAGCTGCGCATCGGCTTCACCCGAATGCTGTACCCATTTTTTGCCGGCCTGCTGCTGTCCCGCGTGGCGGCTTTGGGCCGGGTGCCGCACGCTTTCCTATGGTGCAGCTTGCTGCTGGCGCTGGTGCTGGCCTTCCCGCGGGTGGGCGGAGCTGCGCACCTGTGGCAAAACGGTCTCTACGATTCGCTGAGCATTGTGCTGCTGTTCCCGCTGGTGGTGTGGCTGGGGGCCAGCGGGCAGGTAACCGGGCCGGTGGCGTCGCAATTTTGCACGTTCCTGGGGGCCATTTCCTACCCCATCTACATCACCCACTACCCGCTCATCTACATCTACACCGGCTGGGTGAGCAAGCACAAGACGCCGCTGCTGCAAGCGCTGCCCATCACCCTGCTCACGTTTGCCGCCGCGGTTGGGCTGGCCTACGCCTGCCTGAAGCTCTACGACGAACCAGTGCGGCGGTGGCTGAGAAGCAGGTTTCTAGCCCCAAAGCCTGCCCGAGCAAGTGTTGTAGGACCTGCACGAGCGGCTGGGGCCCCACAATAG
- a CDS encoding Fic family protein, translating to MPPTGELETRTVLKKLATAHRALAELKGILETLPDAEILLNTLPLQEAKDSSAIENIITTHDELFQAAVQTNAPITQAAKEVQNYAAALQLGFELVQKHGFLSSNHLAQIQAELEHNNAGYRRLPGTTLKNDKTGEVIYTPPQDYAAILDLMSNLEQYLNDDELSDADPLVKMAVLHFQFETIHPFYDGNGRTGRILNILYLVLKGLLDLPVLYLSRFITQHKADYYRHLQQVRDTGNWEPWLLYLITGVEQTAQETILLIKAMRQLMQQAQQQLRGYRFYSLGLLHHLFRYPYTRIEFVQQELKVSRLTAANYLNQLAEPGGLLQKHKRGKSNYYVNQPLFELLAQLG from the coding sequence TTGCCGCCCACCGGAGAGCTGGAAACCCGGACCGTACTCAAAAAGCTGGCTACTGCGCACCGGGCGCTAGCCGAGCTAAAAGGAATTTTAGAGACGCTGCCCGATGCGGAAATCCTGCTCAACACGCTGCCTTTGCAGGAAGCCAAGGATAGTTCGGCAATTGAAAACATCATCACCACGCACGACGAGTTGTTTCAGGCGGCCGTGCAGACGAACGCGCCCATCACGCAGGCGGCCAAAGAAGTGCAGAACTACGCCGCCGCTTTGCAACTGGGCTTTGAGCTTGTTCAAAAGCACGGTTTTCTGAGCAGCAACCACTTGGCACAAATTCAGGCTGAGCTGGAGCACAACAACGCCGGTTACCGCCGCCTGCCCGGCACCACGCTCAAAAACGATAAAACCGGCGAGGTCATCTACACGCCGCCGCAAGACTACGCCGCCATCCTAGACCTGATGAGTAACCTGGAGCAATACCTCAACGACGACGAGCTAAGCGACGCCGACCCGTTGGTGAAAATGGCCGTGCTGCATTTTCAGTTCGAGACCATCCACCCCTTTTACGATGGCAACGGGCGCACGGGCCGCATCCTCAACATCCTGTACCTGGTGCTAAAAGGCTTACTCGACTTGCCCGTGCTCTACCTCAGCCGCTTCATCACGCAGCACAAAGCCGATTACTACCGCCACTTGCAGCAGGTGCGCGACACCGGCAACTGGGAGCCGTGGCTGCTCTACCTTATCACCGGCGTCGAGCAAACCGCCCAGGAAACGATCCTGCTCATCAAGGCCATGCGGCAGCTGATGCAGCAGGCCCAGCAGCAGCTGCGCGGCTACCGCTTCTACAGCCTGGGCCTGCTCCACCACCTGTTTCGCTACCCCTACACCCGCATCGAATTTGTGCAGCAAGAGCTAAAAGTGAGCCGCCTCACCGCCGCCAACTACCTCAACCAGCTAGCCGAACCCGGCGGCCTGTTGCAGAAACACAAGCGGGGTAAAAGCAACTACTACGTAAACCAGCCGCTGTTTGAGCTACTAGCACAGCTGGGGTAG
- the ppk1 gene encoding polyphosphate kinase 1, with product MKTLPRDLSWLRFNARVLQEAQSDTVPLLERLKFLAIFSANLDEFFKVRVATLRRLVKLKKKTRDQLNESPKRQLKAVLAEVQRQQEAFGTTYREQLLPALNAAHIHLLSEPELTDAQRTWVLEYFNASVRDLLSPVVLDDTLHHLFLKDQAVYLAFFLTGPRAAPGKAKGPEAERVLAMELPTKRHGGRFVQLPAEGDERYVMFLDDVVRVGAPSLFPAYAGVAVHAVKLSRDAELDIEEEVSDDLLAKIRSSLAKRATGYPARLLYDPEMPREALRALKQKTGITDEELVAGSRYHNFRDFFGFPSFGQAKLLNPAWPPLPHPTLPRTGSLLAAIGRRDHLLHPPYQSFDHVTHLLREAAADPQVSAVAITLYRVAAKSAVAKALLKAVKNGKQVTVVVELKARFDEESNIYWAEKLQKAGAHVIFTPPEQKVHAKLLLITRREAAEIPRQYAYLSTGNFNEDTAAVYTDHGLFTADERLTKEVAAVFNYCHDRVAPAAPFEHLLLAPFTLRPRLNELIDHEIKLAHKGHPASIILKINALQDPGMIAKLYAASKAGVRVELIIRGIGCLVPGEPGLSDTISQRGLVDRNLEHSRVYVFGNGGEEKVFVSSADWMTRNLDRRVEVAFPLLDETLRAEVRQLLDFQREDNVKARDFDNNFLLPEPAGAPRVRAQEATYQWLKKLKRRK from the coding sequence ATGAAAACCCTTCCCCGCGACCTGAGCTGGCTGCGCTTCAACGCCCGCGTGCTGCAAGAGGCCCAATCCGACACCGTGCCGCTGCTGGAGCGCCTCAAGTTCCTGGCCATTTTTAGCGCCAACCTCGACGAGTTTTTCAAGGTGCGCGTGGCCACGCTGCGGCGGCTGGTCAAGCTCAAGAAGAAAACCCGCGACCAGCTGAACGAGAGCCCCAAGCGCCAGCTGAAGGCCGTGTTGGCCGAGGTGCAGCGCCAGCAGGAAGCGTTTGGCACTACCTACCGCGAGCAGCTGCTGCCAGCCCTGAACGCCGCGCACATCCACCTGCTGAGCGAGCCCGAACTAACGGACGCGCAGCGCACGTGGGTGCTCGAGTACTTCAACGCTTCGGTGCGCGACCTGCTCTCACCGGTGGTGCTCGACGATACGCTGCACCACTTGTTTTTGAAGGACCAGGCCGTGTACCTTGCCTTTTTCCTGACGGGGCCCCGCGCCGCGCCGGGCAAGGCCAAGGGCCCCGAGGCCGAGCGCGTGCTGGCCATGGAGCTGCCCACCAAGCGCCACGGCGGCCGCTTCGTGCAGCTGCCCGCCGAGGGCGACGAGCGCTACGTGATGTTCCTCGACGACGTGGTGCGGGTGGGGGCCCCCAGCCTGTTTCCGGCCTACGCCGGGGTGGCGGTGCACGCCGTGAAGCTGAGCCGCGACGCCGAGCTGGACATTGAGGAAGAGGTATCGGACGACTTGCTGGCCAAAATCCGCAGCAGCCTGGCCAAGCGCGCCACCGGCTACCCGGCCCGCCTGCTGTACGACCCCGAGATGCCGCGCGAGGCACTGCGGGCCCTCAAGCAGAAAACCGGCATCACCGACGAGGAGCTGGTGGCCGGCAGCCGCTACCACAACTTCCGCGACTTCTTTGGCTTCCCCAGCTTTGGGCAGGCCAAGCTGCTGAACCCGGCCTGGCCGCCCCTGCCCCACCCCACGCTGCCGCGCACGGGCAGCCTGCTGGCCGCCATCGGCCGGCGCGACCACCTGCTGCACCCGCCCTACCAGAGCTTCGACCACGTGACGCACCTGCTGCGCGAGGCCGCCGCCGACCCGCAGGTGTCGGCCGTGGCCATCACGCTCTACCGCGTGGCCGCCAAAAGCGCCGTGGCTAAGGCCCTGCTGAAGGCCGTGAAAAACGGCAAGCAGGTGACGGTGGTGGTGGAGCTGAAGGCCCGTTTCGACGAGGAATCGAACATTTACTGGGCCGAGAAGCTGCAAAAGGCGGGGGCCCACGTCATCTTCACCCCGCCCGAGCAGAAGGTGCACGCCAAGCTGCTGCTCATCACGCGGCGCGAGGCGGCCGAAATCCCCCGCCAGTATGCCTACCTCAGCACCGGCAACTTCAACGAGGACACGGCCGCGGTGTACACCGACCACGGCCTGTTCACGGCCGACGAGCGGCTGACCAAGGAGGTGGCCGCCGTGTTCAATTACTGCCACGACCGGGTGGCCCCCGCCGCCCCCTTCGAGCACCTACTGCTGGCGCCCTTCACGCTGCGCCCGCGTCTGAACGAACTGATTGACCACGAAATCAAGCTGGCCCACAAAGGCCATCCGGCATCCATCATTCTCAAAATCAACGCCCTGCAAGACCCTGGCATGATTGCCAAGCTCTACGCCGCCAGCAAGGCCGGCGTGCGCGTCGAGCTCATCATCCGCGGCATTGGCTGCCTGGTACCGGGCGAGCCGGGGTTGAGCGACACCATCAGTCAGCGCGGCCTAGTGGACCGCAACCTGGAGCACAGCCGGGTGTACGTGTTCGGCAACGGCGGCGAGGAAAAGGTGTTCGTGTCGTCGGCCGACTGGATGACGCGCAACCTCGACCGCCGGGTGGAGGTGGCCTTCCCGCTGCTCGACGAAACCCTGCGCGCCGAAGTGCGCCAGTTGCTCGATTTCCAGCGCGAAGACAACGTGAAAGCCCGCGACTTCGACAACAACTTCCTGCTGCCCGAGCCCGCCGGGGCCCCACGCGTGCGCGCCCAGGAGGCCACCTACCAGTGGCTGAAAAAGCTGAAGCGGCGCAAGTAG